The proteins below come from a single Eucalyptus grandis isolate ANBG69807.140 chromosome 3, ASM1654582v1, whole genome shotgun sequence genomic window:
- the LOC104436853 gene encoding BRAP2 RING ZnF UBP domain-containing protein 1-like isoform X2 gives MEDRYSVLIELTDQKAADGFYCTFNGKNFSPAEAEVCHILFLHEVDYTESADVASTPPSGFTELPSCPVCLERLDPDTSGILSTHCDHSFHCSCGTKWTYLSCQAKFSWCDRQMSLFVTWMSIILSMLHFEVCRLCQQRDEVPSCFICGTMENLWVCLICGFVGCGRYKDKHAISHWKNTQHCYSLDLRTQQIWDYVGDTYVHRLNQSKADGKLLEMNSYCESLEGDCGSCGCSEDSEISGALFSSKIEAIHADYIHLASTQLEAQRKHYESLMLEAKSRKENFKLEAIEKAVTSKIEDIHSKLGKLGDEKKAVAELNQTLIKNQDMMRRKVKEIEERKTLSLKSKDEQILDLEEQIRDLKVYIGAQKTLDKMNDEDGVKGGTLLPVPLEQSTSARKSKKPSRRRK, from the exons ATGGAAGATAGGTACAGTGTGCTGATCGAGCTTACCGATCAAAAGGCTGCTGATGGTTTCTATTGCACCTTCAATGGCAAGAATTTCTCCCCTGCTGAG GCTGAGGTATGCCATATTCTATTTCTGCACGAAGTGGACTATACGGAATCAGCTGATGTAGCTAGCACGCCCCCATCGGGCTTTACGGAGCTACCCTCTTGTCCAGTTTGTCTTG aGAGATTGGACCCAGATACCAGCGGAATTTTGAGTACACATTGTGACCATTCCTTTCATTGCTCGTGTGGTACAAAATGGACTTACTTGTCTTGTCAG GCCAAATTCAGCTGGTGTGACCGTCAGATGTCTCTGTTTGTGACGTGGATGTCCATTATATTATCCATGTTGCACTTCGAG GTTTGCCGACTATGCCAACAGCGAGATGAGGTGCCATCCTGCTTTATTTGTGGAACAATGGAAAATCTTTGGGTTTGTCTGATATGTGGTTTTGTTGGATGTGGAAG ATACAAAGATAAGCATGCAATCAGCCATTGGAAAAATACGCAACATTGCTATTCTCTAGATTTAAGAACACAGCAAATTTGGGATTATGTTGGGGACACTTACGTTCACCGGCTTAATCAATCAAAAGCTGATGGCAAGCTTTTGGAGATGAATTCATACTGTGAATCACTTGAAGGAGATTGTGGTAGCTGTGGTTGTAGTGAGGATTCTGAAATTAGTGGGGCGCTCTTCAGCAGCAAAATTGAAGCA ATTCATGCTGACTATATTCATCTAGCTTCAACTCAGCTGGAAGCGCAAAGAAAA CATTATGAGTCTCTCATGTTAGAAGccaaaagtagaaaagaaaatttcaaactagAAGCAATTGAGAAAGCTGTGACTTCAAAGATTGAAGACATCCATAGTAAGCTGGGGAAACTTGGTGATGAAAAGAAGGCCGTGGCAGAG CTTAATCAAACTCTCATCAAGAACCAAGATATGATGCGGAGAAAGGTTAAGGAAATTGAAGAGAG GAAAACTCTGTCACTGAAGTCGAAGGATGAACAAATACTTGACTTAGAAGAACAG ATCAGAGACCTTAAGGTGTATATTGGAGCCCAGAAAACTCTCGATAAGATGAATGATGAAGATGGCGTCAAGGGAGGAACCCTATTACCAGTGCCTTTGGAGCAGTCAACCTCAGCCAGAAAGAGTAAGAAGCCCAGTCGAAGACGGAAATAA
- the LOC108954025 gene encoding topless-related protein 4 → MQARKFLQMPTGQGAASFADTRVQFHVDQIYLLVVHETQIATCKAPELECLKQWDTREASAPITDATYSCDGQSIYVSFEDGSISVLSASTLKLRCHINPAAYIPPNPNLRVYPLVIAAHPSQPNQFALGLTDGSVCVLEPLESEGEWGGSPPVENGAEPSTTSSATNSDQPQRSS, encoded by the exons ATGCAGGCTAGAAAGTTTCTGCAGATGCCGACTGGGCAAGGTGCAGCTTCTTTTGCTGATACTCGTGTTCAATTTCACGTGGATCAGATATATCTGCTGGTGGTTCATGAAACACAGATCGCCACTTGTAAAGCTCCTGAACTAGAATGCCTCAAGCAG TGGGATACTCGAGAAGCTAGCGCTCCAATCACAGATGCTACATATTCATGCGATGGCCAATCAATATATGTGAGCTTTGAAGACGGAAGCATCAGTGTTCTTTCTGCTTCTACACTCAAATTGAGATGTCATATAAATCCTGCTGCTTATATCCCTCCAAATCCCAA CTTGAGAGTCTACCCACTAGTCATTGCTGCACATCCGTCTCAACCTAACCAGTTTGCACTAGGGCTTACTGACGGCAGCGTCTGTGTGCTTGAGCCATTGGAATCCGAAGGAGAGTGGGGTGGTTCTCCTCCTGTTGAAAATGGTGCTGAGCCAAGCACAACATCTAGCGCAACCAATTCAGATCAACCCCAAAG GAGCAGTTAG